One window from the genome of Candidatus Palauibacter polyketidifaciens encodes:
- a CDS encoding ferredoxin family protein, translating into MTYIITEPCMSEKDASCVDVCPVDCIYEGEDQYYIHPEECIDCGACVPECPVEAIYPDDEVPEQYDAFTAKNYTYFDVPPPD; encoded by the coding sequence ATGACCTACATCATCACCGAACCATGCATGAGCGAGAAGGATGCATCCTGCGTGGACGTGTGCCCCGTCGACTGCATCTACGAGGGAGAGGATCAGTACTACATCCATCCCGAGGAGTGCATCGACTGCGGCGCCTGCGTGCCCGAGTGCCCTGTGGAGGCGATCTATCCGGACGACGAAGTGCCGGAGCAGTATGACGCCTTCACCGCGAAGAACTACACCTACTTCGACGTTCCGCCGCCCGACTGA
- the lipA gene encoding lipoyl synthase: protein MKPLEVIQGGSTADSWPSRKPRWLKVRAPGGPNYQRLKELMRGLELSSVCEEAQCPNIGECWEAGTATFLIMGDVCTRNCPYCAIAHGRPEELDEDEPRRVAEAIERLQLNHCVITSVDRDDLPDGGAWIFAEMIREIRLRRPECSIEVLTPDFQGNPEAIRTVIAARPEIFNHNMETVRRLHRVARPGGRYDRSLNVLTTGRQLDDQVLIKTGIMLGLGETAADIDEFMGDALEAGVQILTLGQYLRPSPDHLPIDRYVSPEEFMNWKEIGESRGFLHVESGPLVRSSYHAREQVVELRRRVAALAAG from the coding sequence TTGAAGCCACTCGAGGTCATACAGGGAGGGAGCACGGCCGATTCCTGGCCTTCGCGGAAGCCGCGATGGCTCAAGGTGCGCGCGCCCGGAGGCCCCAACTATCAGCGCCTCAAGGAACTGATGAGAGGGCTGGAACTCAGCTCGGTCTGCGAGGAGGCGCAGTGCCCCAACATCGGCGAGTGCTGGGAGGCGGGCACGGCGACGTTCCTCATCATGGGCGACGTGTGCACGCGCAACTGCCCCTACTGCGCGATCGCGCACGGCCGGCCGGAGGAACTCGACGAGGACGAGCCGCGGCGGGTCGCGGAGGCCATCGAGCGGCTGCAACTCAACCACTGCGTCATCACGTCCGTCGACCGCGATGACCTCCCCGACGGCGGCGCCTGGATCTTCGCCGAAATGATCCGCGAGATCCGGTTGCGCCGTCCCGAGTGTTCGATCGAGGTCCTGACGCCGGACTTCCAGGGGAATCCCGAGGCGATCCGCACGGTGATCGCCGCGAGGCCGGAGATCTTCAACCACAACATGGAGACCGTGCGCCGGTTGCACCGGGTCGCCCGGCCGGGCGGCCGCTACGACCGCTCCCTGAACGTCCTGACGACGGGCCGGCAGTTGGACGACCAGGTCCTCATCAAGACGGGGATCATGCTCGGGCTGGGGGAGACGGCCGCCGACATCGACGAGTTCATGGGAGACGCGCTCGAAGCCGGCGTACAGATCCTCACCCTGGGCCAGTACCTGAGGCCATCGCCGGACCATCTTCCGATCGACCGCTACGTGTCCCCGGAGGAGTTCATGAACTGGAAGGAGATCGGGGAATCGCGGGGGTTCCTGCACGTCGAGAGCGGGCCGCTGGTGCGGTCCAGCTATCACGCGCGCGAGCAGGTGGTCGAACTGCGCCGGCGGGTCGCGGCGCTGGCGGCGGGATGA
- a CDS encoding DNA-formamidopyrimidine glycosylase family protein, translated as MPELPDITIYLEGLEARLLGRTLERVRLGSPFLLRSVDPPLTDAHGREVVALRRLGKRIAIGLAAPDDREDEPELWLVLHLMIAGRLRWRDPGVKIPRRLGLAAFDFVDGSLLLTEAGTKKRASLHVVKGAEALARHDPGGIDPVTADAALFRETLTARNHTLKRALTDPRLFSGIGNAYSDEILHRAKLSPIKWTSRLDDEEIGRLHDATRRTLEEWTRRLRDELAGKFPEKVTAFHDAMAVHGKYGRPCPACAAPVQRIRYADNETNYCAACQTGGKVLADRALSRLLGKDWPRSLEALEELRSGGPPAAPEGGA; from the coding sequence ATGCCCGAACTGCCCGACATCACGATTTACCTGGAGGGGCTCGAAGCGCGTCTCCTCGGGCGTACGCTGGAGCGGGTGCGGCTCGGCAGTCCCTTCCTGCTCCGGAGCGTCGATCCGCCCCTGACGGACGCGCACGGACGCGAGGTTGTGGCGCTGCGCCGGCTGGGGAAGCGAATCGCGATCGGACTCGCCGCCCCGGATGACCGGGAAGACGAACCGGAACTGTGGCTCGTCCTCCACCTCATGATCGCGGGGCGGCTCCGGTGGCGGGATCCCGGCGTGAAGATCCCGCGTCGGCTCGGTCTCGCCGCCTTCGATTTCGTCGACGGGAGCCTCCTGCTCACGGAGGCCGGGACGAAGAAGCGGGCGTCACTCCACGTTGTGAAGGGTGCGGAGGCTCTCGCCCGGCACGACCCCGGCGGCATCGACCCCGTGACCGCGGACGCGGCCCTCTTCCGCGAGACGCTCACCGCACGCAACCACACGCTCAAGCGCGCGCTCACGGACCCGCGGCTCTTCTCGGGCATCGGCAACGCGTATTCCGACGAGATCCTGCACCGGGCGAAGCTGTCCCCGATCAAGTGGACGAGCCGGCTGGACGATGAGGAGATCGGCCGGCTTCATGACGCCACGCGCCGCACGCTCGAGGAGTGGACGAGGCGGCTGCGCGACGAGCTGGCGGGGAAGTTCCCGGAGAAGGTGACCGCGTTCCACGACGCGATGGCGGTACACGGGAAGTACGGGCGTCCGTGTCCGGCCTGCGCGGCTCCGGTGCAGCGGATCCGCTACGCGGACAACGAAACGAACTACTGCGCCGCCTGCCAGACCGGCGGGAAGGTGCTCGCGGACCGGGCCCTCTCCCGGCTGCTGGGGAAGGACTGGCCCCGCAGCCTGGAGGCGCTCGAAGAGCTCAGGTCGGGCGGACCGCCCGCGGCTCCCGAGGGGGGCGCATGA
- a CDS encoding dehydrogenase E1 component subunit alpha/beta: protein MATPIDQTDDLERALSALARPEWRDLQAEDLLAMYRVMYTSRTIDDREIAMKRQNRIFFQISGAGHEALLVAAGRALKPGHDWFFTYYRDRALCLELGMSPYEMFLGAVGAEEDPSTGGRQMPAHFGSRALHIVTPSSPTGTQFNQAVGCAEGIARARTAGLDDLDAVAPHVEADEIVLVCTGDGTTSEGEFWEAMNTASNLQLPILFLVEDNGYAISVPVEVNTAGGSISSLVRNFPNLHVEEVDGTDPLESYVVMRRAARYVRSGRGPALVHAQVTRPYSHSMSDDERLYKSDSERELESARDPLVTFADYIVREGVIEADELESLKAEIKADVADAADRAMARPQPAPETVYTHVYSHDVDPRSSAFETEARPEPEGNPKTMVDLLNACIRDEMRRDPRIVVFGQDVADASREELLDEVKGKGGVFKVTHGLQREFGSLRVYNAPLAEANIVGRAAGLAVRGLKPVAEVQFFDYIWPAYHQFRNEVATFRWRSAGRWKCPLVIRTTYGGYITGGAMYHSQTGASLFTHTPGMHVICPSNAEDANGLLRTAIRCDDPVLFLEHKHLYRQTYNKGIYPGPEYMIPFGKAAFVAEGDDLTIVTYGAMVERTRKALAKLERAGEPVRADLIDLRSLNPVDMDSIRRSVMKTNRVLVAYEDAKSWGYGAEISARLADELFEWLDAPIRRITSTDTFIGYAPSLENASLPQVDDIAEAIVELATW, encoded by the coding sequence ATGGCAACCCCTATCGACCAGACTGACGACCTGGAGCGCGCCCTCAGCGCCCTCGCCCGCCCGGAATGGCGGGACCTCCAGGCCGAGGACCTCCTCGCGATGTATCGCGTGATGTACACGTCGAGGACGATCGACGACCGCGAAATCGCGATGAAGCGGCAGAACCGCATCTTCTTCCAGATCTCCGGCGCCGGACACGAGGCGCTCCTCGTCGCGGCGGGCCGCGCACTCAAACCCGGCCACGACTGGTTCTTCACCTACTACCGCGACCGCGCGCTCTGCCTCGAACTCGGCATGTCGCCTTACGAGATGTTCCTCGGCGCCGTCGGGGCGGAGGAGGATCCATCGACGGGCGGACGGCAGATGCCGGCGCACTTCGGTTCCCGGGCGCTGCACATCGTCACGCCTTCGAGTCCGACGGGCACCCAGTTCAACCAGGCGGTGGGGTGCGCGGAGGGCATCGCTCGCGCCCGGACCGCCGGCCTCGACGACCTCGATGCGGTCGCCCCGCACGTGGAAGCGGATGAGATCGTGCTCGTGTGCACGGGCGATGGCACGACCTCGGAAGGAGAGTTCTGGGAGGCGATGAACACCGCCTCCAACCTGCAGCTTCCCATCCTCTTCCTCGTGGAGGACAACGGATATGCGATCTCCGTGCCGGTGGAGGTCAACACCGCCGGAGGCAGCATCTCGAGTCTCGTGCGGAACTTCCCCAACCTCCACGTAGAAGAGGTCGACGGAACGGATCCGCTCGAGAGCTATGTCGTGATGCGGCGCGCGGCGCGATACGTGCGGTCCGGCCGGGGTCCGGCGCTCGTTCACGCACAGGTCACCCGGCCCTACAGCCACTCGATGTCCGACGATGAGCGGCTCTACAAGTCCGACAGCGAGCGGGAACTCGAATCCGCACGCGACCCGCTCGTCACCTTCGCCGATTATATCGTTCGGGAAGGCGTGATCGAGGCCGACGAACTCGAATCGCTCAAGGCGGAGATCAAGGCCGACGTCGCAGACGCCGCGGACCGGGCCATGGCCCGACCGCAGCCGGCCCCCGAGACCGTCTACACCCACGTGTACTCGCACGACGTCGATCCCCGGTCGAGCGCCTTCGAGACGGAGGCCCGCCCCGAGCCCGAGGGGAATCCGAAGACGATGGTCGACCTGCTCAACGCGTGCATCCGCGACGAGATGCGGCGCGATCCGCGGATCGTCGTGTTCGGGCAGGATGTGGCGGACGCGAGCCGCGAGGAGCTCCTGGATGAGGTCAAGGGCAAGGGCGGCGTCTTCAAGGTGACGCACGGCCTGCAGCGCGAGTTCGGGTCGCTTCGGGTGTACAACGCGCCCCTCGCGGAGGCGAACATCGTCGGACGCGCCGCGGGTCTCGCCGTGCGCGGGCTGAAGCCGGTCGCCGAGGTCCAGTTCTTCGACTACATCTGGCCCGCCTACCACCAGTTCCGGAACGAAGTCGCGACCTTCCGCTGGCGCTCCGCGGGACGCTGGAAGTGCCCGCTCGTCATCCGGACTACGTACGGCGGCTACATCACGGGCGGCGCGATGTACCATTCGCAGACGGGCGCCTCGCTCTTCACGCACACGCCCGGCATGCACGTGATCTGCCCCTCGAACGCGGAGGACGCGAACGGGCTCCTGCGGACGGCAATCCGGTGCGACGACCCGGTGCTCTTCCTCGAACACAAGCACCTCTACCGGCAGACGTACAACAAGGGGATCTATCCGGGCCCCGAGTACATGATCCCGTTCGGCAAGGCCGCGTTCGTCGCGGAGGGGGACGACCTCACGATCGTCACGTACGGCGCGATGGTCGAGCGCACGCGCAAGGCGCTCGCGAAGCTGGAACGCGCGGGAGAGCCGGTGCGCGCGGACCTGATCGACCTGCGGTCTCTGAACCCGGTCGACATGGATTCCATCCGCCGTTCCGTAATGAAGACGAACCGCGTGCTCGTGGCCTACGAGGACGCGAAATCGTGGGGCTACGGGGCGGAGATCTCGGCCCGCCTGGCCGACGAACTGTTCGAGTGGCTCGACGCGCCGATCCGGCGGATCACCTCGACGGACACCTTCATCGGCTACGCGCCCTCGCTCGAGAACGCGTCCCTGCCGCAGGTCGACGACATCGCCGAAGCGATCGTGGAACTCGCCACCTGGTAG